A section of the Oncorhynchus keta strain PuntledgeMale-10-30-2019 unplaced genomic scaffold, Oket_V2 Un_contig_4567_pilon_pilon, whole genome shotgun sequence genome encodes:
- the LOC127924797 gene encoding uncharacterized protein LOC127924797, producing MAQPDGPVAASERGRSQPRTDAAGVAASEVASSEDGPVAASEVASSEDGPVAASEVASSEDGPVAASEVASSEDGPVAASEVASSEDGPVAASEVASSEDGAVAASEVASSEDWPVAASEVAASEVASSEDGPVAASEVASSEDGPVAASEVASSEDGPVAASEVASSEDGPVAASEVASSEDGPVAASEVASSEDGPVAASEVASSEDGPVAASEVASSEDGPVAASEVASSEDGPVAASEVASSEDGPVAASEVASSEDGPVAASEVASSEDGPVAASEVASSEDGPVAASEVASSEDGPVAASEVASSEDGPVAASEVASSEDGPVAASEVASSEDGPVAASEVASSEDGPVAASEVASSEDGPVAASEVASSEDGPVAASEVASSEDGPVAASEVASSEDGPVAASEVASSEDGPVAASEVASSEDGPVAASEVASSEDMRLSFSSEDRA from the exons ATGGCGCAGCcagacgggccggtcgcagcttcagagcgCGGACGGTCGCAGCCGAGGACGGACGCGGCCggggtcgcagcttcagaggtggcgtcgtcagaggacgggccggtcgcagcttcagaggtggcgtcgtcagaggacgggccggtcgcagcttcagag gtggcgtcgtcagaggacgggccggtcgcagcttcagaggtggcgtcgtcagaggacgggccggtcgcagcttcagaggtggcgtcgtcagaggacgggccggtcgcagcttcagaggtggcgtcgtcagaggacggggcggtcgcagcttcagaggtggcgtcgtcagaggactggccggtcgcagcttcagaggtcgcagcttcagag gtggcgtcgtcagaggacgggccggtcgcagcttcagaggtggcgtcgtcagaggacgggccggtcgcagcttcagaggtggcgtcgtcagaggacgggccggtcgcagcttcagaggtggcgtcgtcagaggacgggccggtcgcagcttcagaggtggcgtcgtcagaggacgggccggtcgcagcttcagaggtggcgtcgtcagaggacgggccggtcgcagcttcagaggtggcgtcgtcagaggacgggccggtcgcagcttcagaggtggcgtcgtcagaggacgggccggtcgcagcttcagaggtggcgtcgtcagaggacgggccggtcgcagcttcagaggtggcgtcgtcagaggacgggccggtcgcagcttcagaggtggcgtcgtcagaggacgggccggtcgcagcttcagaggtggcgtcgtcagaggacgggccggtcgcagcttcagaggtggcgtcgtcagaggacgggccggtcgcagcttcagaggtggcgtcgtcggaggacgggccggtcgcagcttcagaggtggcgtcgtcagaggacgggccggtcgcagcttcagaggtggcgtcgtcagaggacgggccggtcgcagcttcagaggtggcgtcgtcagaggacgggccggtcgcagcttcagaggtggcgtcgtcagaggacgggccggtcgcagcttcagag gtggcgtcgtcagaggacgggccggtcgcagcttcagaggtggcgtcgtcagaggacgggccggtcgcagcttcagaggtggcgtcgtcagaggacgggccggtcgcagcttcagaggtggcgtcgtcagaggacgggccggtcgcagcttcagag